A genomic stretch from Telmatocola sphagniphila includes:
- a CDS encoding TIGR02996 domain-containing protein — protein MAHRKTFLKEIISHPEEDVPRLEYAKWLRDNGDPLRAEFIEIQCSAPEAQAFSIGLKLPRDSENLPVVFNNPRNKPVIVGNPPRSSVLFPLAVTFDDWKIFDTDSRLVEDAMSPENMDHFRISRCQWLTYRRGFIEELNLTPAALHDHGFRLFARNPIRYVEIHEGAILDSYGNLNLPSNVPKELRDRIMARLPTEGSLDAVSERYVLDIISQESMRYWTKRRDVDLF, from the coding sequence TTGGCTCATCGAAAAACATTCTTGAAGGAAATTATTTCTCATCCGGAAGAGGATGTGCCGCGCTTGGAATACGCCAAATGGCTGCGCGATAACGGCGATCCTTTACGAGCGGAATTCATCGAGATTCAATGCTCGGCGCCTGAGGCTCAGGCGTTTTCTATTGGTTTGAAATTGCCGAGAGACTCCGAAAACTTACCTGTGGTTTTCAACAATCCTCGAAACAAACCTGTGATAGTCGGTAATCCGCCCCGAAGCAGTGTGCTCTTTCCGTTGGCAGTAACTTTCGATGATTGGAAGATATTCGATACGGATAGTCGGCTGGTCGAAGATGCAATGTCACCCGAAAACATGGATCATTTCCGAATCAGTCGCTGTCAGTGGTTGACTTATCGCCGGGGTTTCATTGAGGAACTCAATCTGACGCCCGCTGCGCTTCACGATCATGGCTTCCGGCTATTTGCTCGGAATCCTATTCGCTACGTGGAGATCCATGAGGGAGCTATTCTCGATAGCTATGGGAATTTGAATTTGCCGAGCAACGTTCCTAAGGAATTGCGAGATAGGATAATGGCGAGACTTCCTACTGAAGGATCGCTGGATGCTGTTTCGGAGCGCTATGTCCTAGACATTATTTCCCAGGAAAGTATGCGCTACTGGACAAAGAGGCGAGATGTTGATTTGTTCTGA